From the Aliidongia dinghuensis genome, one window contains:
- a CDS encoding GNAT family N-acetyltransferase has translation MAPMFTFAPAAESDFERLLLIRHAAMRPSLERVGRWHPLRARNRFRAAFQPGETRLILVGDALAGCVALKPQGDALELDQFYVDPHFQGAGLGSAVLRRLLEEADAAGKPVVLTVLRESDAVRFYERHGFAETGAEDWDLFYRRPVPVAR, from the coding sequence ATGGCGCCCATGTTCACCTTCGCCCCCGCCGCCGAGAGCGACTTCGAGCGGCTGCTCCTGATCCGCCATGCCGCCATGCGCCCCTCGCTCGAACGGGTCGGTCGCTGGCATCCTCTGCGCGCCCGCAACCGGTTCCGCGCCGCGTTCCAGCCGGGCGAGACGCGCCTTATCCTGGTCGGCGACGCGCTCGCCGGCTGCGTCGCCCTCAAGCCGCAGGGGGACGCGCTCGAGCTCGACCAGTTCTACGTGGATCCGCATTTCCAAGGCGCCGGGCTGGGCTCGGCCGTGCTCCGCCGCCTGCTCGAAGAAGCGGACGCCGCCGGCAAACCGGTGGTGCTGACCGTGCTGCGCGAGAGCGATGCCGTCCGCTTCTACGAGCGCCACGGCTTCGCTGAGACCGGTGCGGAGGATTGGGATCTGTTCTATCGGCGGCCGGTTCCCGTCGCACGTTGA
- a CDS encoding acyl-CoA dehydrogenase family protein: MADKSFLSWPFFEDRHRRLAERLEAWAGGMVDNLPHGDLDRTCRALVTALGSAGFLAEAVPEAGTNAQGADALDVRSLCLVREILARHSALADFAFAMQGLGTGSITLFGTEAQRERYLPAVRAGHAIAAFALSEPDAGSDVAAMTMAATRVAGGWRLDGLKTWISNGGIADHYVVFARVDGVPGTKGIAAFVVDARTPGLEIAERIEVIAPHPLATLRFDGCVVPDTALLGQPGEGFKIAMATLDVFRPTVGAAALGMARCALDEAVARAKTRIIGGKPLAEQQLIQAKFADMALEIDAAALLVYRAAWTRDVRRQRITREAAMAKLYATEAAQRVIDEAVQIFGGLGVKQGVKVEELYREIRALRIYEGASEVQKLIIARQILQGQTLQEVAP, translated from the coding sequence ATGGCCGACAAGAGCTTCCTTTCCTGGCCGTTCTTCGAGGACCGGCACCGCCGCCTCGCCGAGCGGCTCGAGGCCTGGGCGGGCGGCATGGTCGACAACCTGCCGCACGGCGATCTCGACCGGACCTGTCGGGCGCTCGTGACGGCGCTCGGCTCCGCGGGCTTCCTCGCCGAGGCGGTGCCTGAGGCCGGTACCAATGCGCAGGGCGCCGACGCGCTCGACGTGCGCAGCCTGTGCCTGGTGCGCGAGATCCTGGCGCGCCATTCGGCCTTGGCCGATTTCGCCTTTGCCATGCAGGGGCTCGGCACGGGCTCGATCACGTTGTTCGGCACCGAAGCGCAGCGTGAACGCTATCTGCCGGCCGTGCGCGCCGGCCATGCCATCGCCGCCTTCGCGCTGTCGGAGCCCGATGCCGGCTCCGACGTCGCCGCCATGACCATGGCCGCCACGCGCGTCGCCGGCGGCTGGCGGCTCGACGGGCTCAAGACCTGGATCTCGAATGGCGGCATCGCGGACCATTATGTCGTGTTCGCGCGCGTGGACGGTGTGCCGGGCACGAAGGGTATCGCGGCCTTCGTCGTCGACGCCCGGACACCCGGGCTCGAGATCGCCGAGCGGATCGAGGTGATCGCCCCTCATCCGCTCGCGACCCTGCGCTTTGACGGTTGTGTCGTGCCCGATACGGCGCTCTTGGGCCAGCCGGGCGAGGGCTTCAAGATCGCCATGGCGACGCTCGACGTCTTCCGCCCGACGGTGGGGGCCGCAGCGCTCGGCATGGCGCGGTGCGCGCTCGACGAGGCGGTGGCGCGGGCGAAGACGCGGATCATCGGCGGCAAGCCCTTGGCCGAGCAGCAGCTGATCCAGGCGAAGTTCGCCGACATGGCGCTCGAGATCGATGCCGCCGCCCTGCTGGTCTACCGTGCCGCCTGGACCCGCGATGTCCGGCGGCAGCGGATCACGCGCGAGGCGGCGATGGCGAAGCTCTACGCGACCGAGGCGGCCCAGCGCGTCATCGACGAGGCGGTGCAGATCTTCGGCGGCCTGGGGGTCAAGCAGGGCGTCAAGGTCGAGGAACTGTACCGCGAGATCCGCGCGCTCAGGATCTACGAGGGGGCAAGCGAGGTGCAGAAGCTGATCATCGCCCGGCAGATTCTACAGGGCCAGACCCTGCAGGAGGTGGCGCCATGA
- a CDS encoding RidA family protein: MSGLRFLQPPGWPKPKGYANGVAASGETIFVGGQIGWDVGGRFADGLPAQIGQALENILAVLAEAGAGPGDITRLTWYLVDVEDYLAHQAEIGAAYRRIMGRHFPAMAVVEVRRLVERQALVEIEATAVRAPSR; the protein is encoded by the coding sequence ATGAGCGGGCTCCGGTTCCTGCAGCCGCCCGGCTGGCCCAAGCCCAAGGGCTATGCGAACGGCGTCGCTGCGTCGGGCGAAACCATCTTCGTCGGCGGCCAGATCGGCTGGGACGTGGGCGGGCGCTTCGCCGACGGCCTGCCGGCCCAGATCGGACAGGCGCTGGAGAACATCCTCGCCGTACTCGCCGAGGCCGGGGCGGGGCCGGGCGACATTACGCGGCTCACCTGGTATCTGGTCGATGTCGAGGATTACCTGGCGCACCAGGCTGAGATCGGCGCTGCCTACCGCCGGATCATGGGCCGGCATTTCCCGGCGATGGCTGTGGTCGAAGTCCGGCGCCTGGTCGAACGCCAGGCGCTGGTCGAGATCGAGGCGACGGCCGTCAGGGCCCCTTCTCGTTAG
- a CDS encoding enoyl-CoA hydratase family protein codes for MNFRDFTPQHFLCRLDGKVATITLNRPERKNPLTFESYAELRDTFRALASADDVKVVVITGAGGNFSSGGDVFEIIGPLTEMKMPELLAFTRMTGGLVKAMRACPQPIYAAIDGVCAGAGAILAMASDLRYGTAEAKVAFLFTRVGLAGCDMGACALLPRIIGQGRAAELLYTGRNLGGVEAERWGFFNGLLPRESLVADVQAMAARLADGPTFAHGMTKTMLHREWAMDLDTAIEAEAQAQALCMATGDFRRAYEAFAQKQQPKFEGN; via the coding sequence ATGAATTTCCGCGATTTCACGCCCCAACATTTCCTGTGTCGGCTCGACGGCAAGGTCGCGACCATCACGCTCAACCGGCCAGAGCGGAAGAACCCGCTCACCTTCGAGTCTTATGCCGAACTGCGCGACACGTTCCGGGCGCTGGCCTCGGCCGACGACGTCAAGGTGGTGGTTATCACGGGCGCCGGCGGCAATTTCTCCTCGGGCGGCGACGTGTTCGAGATCATCGGCCCGCTGACCGAAATGAAGATGCCGGAGCTCTTGGCTTTCACGCGCATGACCGGCGGCCTGGTCAAGGCGATGCGTGCGTGCCCGCAGCCGATCTATGCCGCGATCGACGGCGTTTGCGCCGGAGCCGGTGCCATCCTGGCCATGGCGTCCGACCTGCGCTACGGCACGGCCGAGGCCAAGGTCGCGTTCCTGTTCACCCGCGTCGGCCTCGCCGGCTGCGACATGGGCGCCTGCGCGCTCCTGCCGCGCATCATCGGCCAGGGCCGGGCAGCCGAGCTGCTTTATACCGGCCGCAACCTCGGCGGCGTCGAGGCCGAGCGCTGGGGCTTCTTCAACGGACTGCTGCCACGCGAGAGCCTTGTGGCCGACGTCCAGGCCATGGCGGCGCGGCTCGCCGACGGTCCGACCTTCGCCCATGGCATGACCAAGACCATGCTGCACCGCGAATGGGCCATGGATCTCGACACCGCGATCGAGGCCGAGGCGCAGGCTCAGGCGCTCTGCATGGCGACGGGCGACTTCCGCCGGGCCTACGAAGCATTCGCCCAGAAGCAGCAGCCGAAGTTCGAGGGCAATTGA
- a CDS encoding MFS transporter: protein MAVTAIHGQLSDSQHNAELRKAVIAATVGTTIEWYDFFIYGTAAGLVFPKLFFPNEDPLTGTLAAFSTYFVGFVGRPIGAAIFGHYGDRIGRKATLIVTLLLMGIATFLVAFVPSYSSIGIWGAVILTVLRMLQGIGVGGEWGGSVLISMEWARGHGRRGFIASWPQFGVPSGLFLSNLVILGFSAWSGPDFLTWGWRVPFLLSIVLIGIGLWIRLGILETPIFQQLVEEKRIERAPIVEVVKKQPREIILSALLRMAEQAPFYIFTAFIFAYGVSTLKMSRELILTAVLVASCVSFFTIPLAGYASDLIGRRRMYLIGAAVTGVFGFLYFAMVDSGASALVFIAIVLSLIPHDLQYGPQAALIAEAFTPRLRYSGSSLGYQLASVIAGGPAPLIATALFAAYHSGYAIAIYIAACSIVSLISAALMPDYTGKDISAEYDRVT from the coding sequence ATGGCCGTTACCGCCATACATGGTCAACTTTCGGATTCCCAGCACAACGCAGAACTGCGCAAGGCGGTAATCGCTGCCACTGTCGGAACGACGATAGAATGGTACGATTTCTTCATATACGGCACCGCAGCCGGGCTGGTGTTTCCGAAACTCTTCTTTCCTAACGAGGACCCACTGACGGGCACACTGGCTGCGTTCAGCACCTATTTCGTCGGATTCGTCGGACGGCCGATCGGGGCCGCGATCTTCGGGCACTATGGCGACCGGATCGGCCGCAAGGCGACGCTCATTGTCACACTGTTGCTGATGGGTATCGCGACCTTCCTGGTCGCGTTCGTGCCGAGCTATAGCTCGATCGGCATCTGGGGTGCCGTCATCCTGACCGTCCTGCGCATGCTGCAGGGCATCGGCGTCGGCGGCGAATGGGGCGGCTCGGTGCTGATCTCGATGGAATGGGCGCGCGGCCACGGCCGCCGCGGCTTCATCGCCTCGTGGCCGCAATTCGGCGTGCCGTCGGGCCTGTTCCTGTCGAACCTGGTGATCCTCGGCTTCAGCGCCTGGTCAGGACCGGACTTCCTCACTTGGGGCTGGCGCGTGCCCTTCCTGCTCAGCATCGTGCTGATCGGCATCGGGCTGTGGATCCGGCTCGGCATCCTCGAGACCCCCATCTTCCAGCAGCTCGTCGAGGAGAAGCGCATCGAGCGCGCGCCGATCGTCGAGGTGGTGAAAAAGCAACCGCGCGAGATCATCCTGTCCGCGCTGCTGCGCATGGCCGAGCAGGCGCCGTTCTATATCTTCACCGCCTTCATCTTCGCTTATGGCGTCAGCACGCTCAAGATGTCGCGCGAGCTGATCCTGACCGCCGTGCTCGTGGCTTCGTGCGTATCCTTCTTCACCATTCCGCTGGCGGGCTACGCCTCCGACCTGATCGGCCGGCGGCGGATGTACCTGATCGGTGCAGCCGTGACCGGCGTGTTCGGCTTCCTCTATTTCGCCATGGTGGACAGCGGCGCATCGGCCTTGGTGTTCATCGCCATCGTGCTTTCGCTCATCCCGCATGACCTGCAGTACGGGCCTCAGGCCGCGCTCATCGCCGAGGCCTTCACGCCGCGCCTGCGCTACAGCGGCTCGTCGCTGGGATATCAGCTCGCCTCGGTCATCGCCGGCGGCCCAGCCCCGCTCATCGCGACCGCATTGTTCGCCGCCTATCACTCAGGCTACGCCATCGCGATCTATATCGCGGCGTGCTCCATCGTCAGCCTGATCTCGGCCGCCCTGATGCCGGACTACACGGGTAAGGACATCTCGGCGGAATACGACCGCGTCACCTAG